A genomic region of Pristiophorus japonicus isolate sPriJap1 chromosome 20, sPriJap1.hap1, whole genome shotgun sequence contains the following coding sequences:
- the LOC139232795 gene encoding probable G-protein coupled receptor 139, with protein sequence MSLGFLMKIKILWAINDIEKIYYPILAAVGVPLNVVTIAILYRGKCGVSKCVARDLVAMTAADLLIVIIDLILRQIPIVYRELFTFVWNFRVCNIHAVRLHAVADCSVWFTVTFTFDRIVPICCQKLKSQYCKEQTAAVVLGTVSVLISLKNIFWYFLYTSQYLLSNEPWFCRVSFSVSRSLVWTVVELMHYVLTPFIPFLLILLLNALTVRHILVSSRARSRLRGQSSGESPSDTEMENRRKSIIVLFVISGNFILLWVVFMVCSILRRLDYLGYPVSLLTFVTEIGFMIQLLRCCTNTFVYAVTQRKFREELRNGVEYPLAMMVRLIR encoded by the exons ATGTCTCTTGGTTTTCTGATGAAGATCAAGATTCTCTGGGCGATTAATGATATAGAAAAGATTTACTACCCAATCCTGGCAGCAGTTGGTGTCCCGC TTAACGTGGTGACGATTGCGATCCTGTATCGGGGAAAGTGCGGTGTCTCCAAATGTGTCGCTCGCGACCTGGTGGCCATGACAGCGGCGGATCTATTGATCGTGATCatcgatctgatactgaggcagattccTATAGTTTATCGGGAACTATTCACATTTGTGTGGAACTTTAGAGTATGTAACATTCACGCTGTCCGACTTCATGCCGTtgcagattgttctgtctggttcaccgtcactttcacctttgatcgaattgtgcccatttgttgccagaaactgaaatctcaatatTGCAAGGAGCAAACAGCGGCTGTGGTTCTCGGAACAGTGAGCGTGCTGATCTCTTtgaagaacattttctggtatttccTGTATACAAGTCAATATTTGCTTTCTAATGAACCCTGGTTTTGCCGCGTGTCATTCAGTGTATCTCGTTCACTAGTCTGGACTGTCGTTGAATTAATGCATTACGTTTTAACGCCATTTATTCCATTTCTTTTGATTCTGCTGTTGAATGCTTTAACGGTCAGACATATTTTAGTATCCAGCAGAGCTCGCAGTAGACTCCGAGGTCAGAGTAGTGGCGAGAGCCCCAGTGAcacagagatggagaaccgaaggaaatcgatcATTGTACTGTTTGTTATATCGGGGAATTTCATTCTGTTATGGGTGGTGTTCATGGTCTGTTCTATATTGAGACGATTGGATTACTTGGGATACCCTGTTTCTCTGCTCACATTTGTAACAGAAATTGGCTTCATGATCCAGCTCCTGCGTTGTTGCACAAACACTTTTGTTTATGCAGtgacccagaggaaattcagagaggagttgaggaaCGGAGTGGAATATCCCCTTGCAATGATGGTCAGATTAATTAGATGA
- the LOC139232987 gene encoding probable G-protein coupled receptor 139 yields MSLGFLINLKILWAINDIEKIYYPILAAVGVPVNMVTIVILSRGKCGLSKCVTRYLVAMAAADLLVVIIDLILRQIPIVYRELFTFVWNFRVCNIHAVLLHAATDCSVWFTVTFTFDRFVAICCQKLKFKYCKEQTAAVVLGTVTVLSILKNIFWYFLYTSQYWLSNNPWFCRVSFSVSRSLVWTVVELMHYVLTPFIPFLLILLFNALTVRHILVSSRARSRLRGRSSGESPSDPEMENRRKSMIVLFVISGNFILLWVMFMVCSILRRLDYLGYPVSLPTFVTEIGFMLQLLSCCTNTVVYAVTQRKFREELRNGMEYPLAMMVRIIR; encoded by the coding sequence TTAAcatggtgacgattgtgatcctgtctcggggaaagtgcggtctctccaaatgtgtcactcgctacctggtggccatggcagcggcggatctgttggtcgtgatcatcgatctgatactgaggcagattccTATAGTTTATCGGGAACTATTCACATTTGTGTGGAACTTTAGAGTATGTAACATTCACGCTGTCCTACTTCATGCCGctacagattgttctgtctggttcaccgtcactttcacctttgatcgatttgtggccatttgttgccagaagctgaaatttAAATATTGCAAGGAGCAAACAGCGGCTGTGGTTCtcggaacagtgactgtgctgagcattttaaagaacattttctggtatttccTGTATACAAGTCAATATTGGCTTTCGAACAATCCCTGGTTTTGCCGCGTGTCATTCAGTGTATCTCGCTCACTGGTCTGGACAGTCGTTGAATTAATGCATTATGTTTTAACGCCATTTATTCCATTTCTTTTGATTCTACTGTTCAATGCTTTAACGGTCAGACATATTTTAGTGTCCAGCAGAGCTCGCAGTAGACTCCGAGGTCGGAGCAGTGGCGAgagccccagtgacccagagatggagaaccgaaggaaatcgatgattgtactgtttgttatttcggggaatttcatcctgttatgggtgATGTTCATGGTCTGTTCTATATTGAGACGATTGGATTACTTGGGATACCCTGTTTCTCTGCCCACATTTGTAACAGAAATTGGcttcatgctccagctcctgagttgttGCACAAACACTGTTGTTTATGCAGtgacccagaggaaattcagagaggagttgaggaaCGGAATGGAATATCCCCTTGCAATGATGGTCAGAATAATTCGATGA